A section of the Bryobacteraceae bacterium genome encodes:
- a CDS encoding pseudouridine synthase has protein sequence MAEERLQKILAHAGIASRRKAEELIREGRVTVNGEIVTELGTKADPERDDIRLDGERVRLPRRHVYIAMYKPREVVTTLSDPQGRTTVKHLLKSVRERVFPVGRLDYHSEGLLLLTNDGELANRILSPAGHVEKVYHVKVNGRLAPEQLEQFRTGISLHGRRTAPAKIRLIKDAPNPWYEVRLTEGRQRQIRLMFRHLGRLVEKLRRVQIGPLTLGKMPPGAWRYLTEDEVRRLRRAVSMEAPAVQKGTVRRGETARRLSPSQ, from the coding sequence ATGGCTGAGGAGCGCCTCCAGAAGATCCTCGCGCATGCGGGCATCGCCAGCCGCCGCAAGGCGGAAGAGCTGATCCGCGAGGGCCGCGTCACCGTCAATGGCGAGATCGTCACCGAGCTGGGCACGAAAGCCGACCCGGAGCGCGACGACATCCGCCTGGACGGGGAGCGCGTCCGCCTGCCCAGGCGGCACGTCTACATCGCCATGTACAAGCCGCGCGAGGTGGTCACCACGCTGAGCGATCCGCAGGGCCGCACGACGGTGAAGCACCTTCTCAAGAGCGTGCGCGAACGGGTCTTTCCCGTGGGCCGGCTGGATTACCACAGCGAAGGGCTGCTGCTGCTCACCAACGACGGCGAGCTGGCCAACCGGATCCTGTCGCCCGCGGGCCATGTGGAGAAGGTCTATCACGTCAAGGTCAATGGCCGCCTTGCGCCGGAGCAGCTTGAGCAGTTCCGCACCGGCATCAGCCTGCATGGCCGCCGCACCGCACCCGCGAAGATCCGGCTGATCAAGGACGCGCCGAACCCGTGGTACGAAGTGCGGCTCACCGAAGGGCGCCAGCGGCAGATCCGCCTCATGTTCCGTCATCTCGGGCGGCTGGTGGAAAAACTGCGCCGCGTGCAGATCGGGCCGTTGACGCTGGGCAAGATGCCCCCCGGCGCGTGGCGATATCTCACCGAGGACGAAGTGCGCCGGCTGCGGCGCGCCGTCAGCATGGAAGCGCCGGCAGTTCAAAAGGGCACCGTGCGCAGGGGGGAGACTGCCCGGCGCTTGTCACCATCTCAATAG
- a CDS encoding CoA-binding protein produces MPEENDPVQTELEILRNSRVLAVVGLSSNPRRASHGVSRFLQRAGYRIIPVNPNETEVLGEKAWPSLDAVPGPVDCVVIFRRPEHVPDVVEQAIGKGARAIWMQQGISHPEAAARARQAGLLVVEDACMMIEHLRLMPPAGQDAPPESAR; encoded by the coding sequence ATGCCTGAAGAAAACGATCCCGTCCAGACGGAGCTCGAAATTCTGCGCAACAGCCGCGTGCTCGCCGTTGTTGGTCTTTCTTCCAACCCGCGGCGGGCCAGCCACGGCGTCTCGCGCTTCCTGCAACGCGCCGGCTACCGCATCATCCCGGTGAACCCCAACGAAACGGAGGTGCTGGGCGAGAAGGCGTGGCCGAGCCTCGACGCCGTGCCTGGGCCGGTGGACTGTGTCGTGATTTTCCGCCGTCCGGAACATGTGCCGGACGTCGTGGAACAGGCCATCGGCAAGGGCGCCCGCGCCATCTGGATGCAGCAGGGCATCTCGCACCCGGAAGCCGCGGCGCGCGCCCGGCAGGCCGGGCTGCTGGTGGTGGAAGACGCCTGCATGATGATCGAGCATCTGCGGCTGATGCCGCCTGCGGGCCAGGACGCGCCGCCCGAGTCCGCCCGTTAA